From Staphylococcus sp. M0911, a single genomic window includes:
- a CDS encoding universal stress protein → MITYKNILIAVDGSHEAEWAFNKAVGVAKRNDAKLTIVNVIDSRTYSSYEVYDAQFTKKSKHFSEELLNGYKEVATNAGVTNVETRLEFGSPKAIIPKKIAPEVGADLIMSGTSGLNAVERFIVGSVSEAIVRHAPCDVLVVRTEEMPNDFQPQVATPQLRERYSN, encoded by the coding sequence ATGATTACTTACAAAAATATTTTAATCGCAGTCGACGGTTCACACGAAGCAGAATGGGCATTTAATAAAGCAGTTGGCGTTGCTAAACGTAACGATGCCAAACTTACAATTGTGAATGTCATTGATTCAAGAACTTATTCTTCTTATGAGGTATATGATGCTCAATTTACTAAAAAATCTAAGCACTTCTCAGAAGAATTATTGAATGGTTATAAAGAAGTTGCGACAAATGCTGGTGTTACAAACGTTGAAACGCGTTTAGAATTCGGTTCACCAAAAGCAATTATCCCTAAAAAAATCGCACCTGAAGTTGGTGCAGACTTAATTATGAGTGGTACTTCAGGTCTTAATGCAGTTGAGCGTTTTATCGTAGGCTCAGTTTCTGAAGCCATTGTTAGACACGCACCATGTGATGTGCTAGTCGTAAGAACTGAAGAAATGCCAAATGATTTCCAACCACAAGTTGCTACACCACAATTACGTGAAAGATATTCAAATTAA